A window of Scomber scombrus chromosome 23, fScoSco1.1, whole genome shotgun sequence contains these coding sequences:
- the rbm14b gene encoding RNA-binding protein 14b isoform X1, with translation MDKSNTVKLFVGNLALDTTQEELSAIFEPYGQVVSCSVLRQFAFVHLQGEGAAERAIRELNGREFRGRNLVVEESRGRPLHSTKVFVGNLSGMCTTEDLQQLFQTFGKVLECDKVKARHSSSAGYAFVHMENKEDALQAIEALHGTSFKGRPLSVELSKVQPSKQAPTGKIPCVNCGKQGHYAGECPVGKPSLEQYQSQAAVLAAAAAAAAGLPLQVQQSVHNSVYNTSTFDPTYAALTGITTGTRTDGNPVNPAVYGALASQVYGANVASQLYGTVANQAALTSGATQVYSSMTPNIYGQVAASPAAAAAAAAAAAYSTPVYTPAMANQHVYLTAHGIEMPTAAAAVNPAYTVAPAIYGAATPHYAHISHMGAADPTTALFEAARQAHYFAQGQHVVAEQQAAAAAAAAKSGERDRSPLRRSAPLLPDPVMKPFIYQRAKPRRPLLPTPAGRAAEEAAEAAEDPMARYYAEYYQQLQQYPQFQYAYPPPSTMAALTGMPGVSAVQAVPTVSAMTGQQVAALDALRPVVPTAAAVAAAMAAPRVYEPPLPPPTRKEAILRRPELSLHTPEPPFR, from the exons ATGGACAAGAGCAACACAGTGAAGCTCTTCGTGGGCAACCTGGCGTTGGACACCACCCAGGAGGAGCTGTCAGCCATCTTCGAACCCTACGGCCAGGTGGTCAGCTGCAGCGTGCTGCGGCAGTTTGCCTTCGTCCACTTGCAGGGCGAGGGCGCCGCCGAGCGTGCCATCCGGGAGCTCAATGGACGGGAGTTTCGCGGGAGGAATTTGGTGGTGGAGGAGTCGAGGGGGAGGCCGTTGCACTCCACCAAGGTGTTTGTGGGGAATCTGAGTGGAATGTGCACCACCGAAGATCTCCAGCAGCTCTTCCAGACGTTTGGGAAAGTTCTCGAGTGTGACAAAGTCAAAG CCAGGCATTCCTCTTCTGCAGGCTACGCCTTTGTCCACATGGAAAACAAGGAAGATGCACTCCAAGCTATCGAGGCCCTGCATGGCACCTCATTTAAGGGTCGCCCCCTATCCGTGGAGCTTTCCAAGGTCCAACCCAGCAAACAGGCACCTACAGGGAAAATCCCCTGTGTTAACTGTGGAAAGCAGGGCCACTATGCTGGAGAATGCCCTGTGGGGAAGCCGTCTCTGGAGCAGTACCAGAGTCAGGCAGCGGTCTTggccgccgccgccgctgcaGCCGCCGGCCTTCCATTACAGGTCCAACAAAGCGTTCACAATTCAGTCTACAACACCTCCACGTTTGATCCCACATACGCAGCTCTCACTGGGATCACCACAGGCACACGCACTGATGGAAACCCAGTGAATCCAGCTGTTTATGGTGCCCTTGCCAGCCAGGTGTACGGTGCCAATGTTGCCAGTCAGCTTTATGGAACGGTAGCCAATCAGGCAGCTCTTACATCAGGCGCTACACAAGTATACAGCTCGATGACACCTAACATCTACGGCCAGGTGGCTGCGAGTCCGGCGGCGGCTGCTGCGGCGGCTGCGGCGGCTGCCTACTCAACTCCAGTTTACACTCCAGCTATGGCCAACCAACATGTCTATCTGACTGCTCATGGAATTGAAATGCCAACAGCAGCGGCTGCAGTCAACCCCGCCTACACTGTAGCTCCAGCAATTTATGGTGCTGCCACGCCACACTACGCTCATATAAGCCACATGGGAGCAGCGGACCCTACCACAGCCCTCTTTGAGGCAGCCAGGCAGGCACATTATTTTGCTCAAGGCCAGCATGTAGTGGCTGAGCAGCaggcagcagcggcagcagctgCGGCAAAGTCTGGGGAAAGGGACCGCAGTCCCCTACGGAGGTCGGCACCCCTTTTACCAGACCCTGTGATGAAGCCTTTCATTTACCAGAGAGCCAAGCCACGCCGACCCCTGCTCCCCACACCAGCGGGTCGAGCAGCGGAAGAAGCAGCGGAGGCTGCAGAGGACCCCATGGCAAG GTACTATGCCGAGTACtaccagcagctgcagcagtacCCCCAGTTCCAGTATGCCTACCCGCCCCCGAGCACAATGGCAGCCCTCACTGGAATGCCGGGAGTGTCTGCTGTGCAAGCAGTCCCTACTGTCTCCGCGATGACTGGCCAGCAGGTCGCCGCGCTGGACGCCCTCAGGCCAGTGGTCCCCACCGCTGCGGCAGTAGCAGCCGCCATGGCTGCGCCCAGGGTGTATGAGCCGCCGTTGCCGCCGCCCACGCGCAAGGAGGCCATCCTCCGCCGCCCCGAACTCTCCCTTCACACGCCTGAGCCCCCCTTCCGATAG
- the rbm14b gene encoding RNA-binding protein 14b isoform X3, with protein sequence MDKSNTVKLFVGNLALDTTQEELSAIFEPYGQVVSCSVLRQFAFVHLQGEGAAERAIRELNGREFRGRNLVVEESRGRPLHSTKVFVGNLSGMCTTEDLQQLFQTFGKVLECDKVKGIPLLQATPLSTWKTRKMHSKLSRPCMAPHLRVAPYPWSFPRSNPANRHLQGKSPVLTVESRATMLENALWGSRLWSSTRVRQRSWPPPPLQPPAFHYRSNKAFTIQSTTPPRLIPHTQLSLGSPQAHALMETQ encoded by the exons ATGGACAAGAGCAACACAGTGAAGCTCTTCGTGGGCAACCTGGCGTTGGACACCACCCAGGAGGAGCTGTCAGCCATCTTCGAACCCTACGGCCAGGTGGTCAGCTGCAGCGTGCTGCGGCAGTTTGCCTTCGTCCACTTGCAGGGCGAGGGCGCCGCCGAGCGTGCCATCCGGGAGCTCAATGGACGGGAGTTTCGCGGGAGGAATTTGGTGGTGGAGGAGTCGAGGGGGAGGCCGTTGCACTCCACCAAGGTGTTTGTGGGGAATCTGAGTGGAATGTGCACCACCGAAGATCTCCAGCAGCTCTTCCAGACGTTTGGGAAAGTTCTCGAGTGTGACAAAGTCAAAG GCATTCCTCTTCTGCAGGCTACGCCTTTGTCCACATGGAAAACAAGGAAGATGCACTCCAAGCTATCGAGGCCCTGCATGGCACCTCATTTAAGGGTCGCCCCCTATCCGTGGAGCTTTCCAAGGTCCAACCCAGCAAACAGGCACCTACAGGGAAAATCCCCTGTGTTAACTGTGGAAAGCAGGGCCACTATGCTGGAGAATGCCCTGTGGGGAAGCCGTCTCTGGAGCAGTACCAGAGTCAGGCAGCGGTCTTggccgccgccgccgctgcaGCCGCCGGCCTTCCATTACAGGTCCAACAAAGCGTTCACAATTCAGTCTACAACACCTCCACGTTTGATCCCACATACGCAGCTCTCACTGGGATCACCACAGGCACACGCACTGATGGAAACCCAGTGA
- the rbm14b gene encoding RNA-binding protein 14b isoform X2, translating into MDKSNTVKLFVGNLALDTTQEELSAIFEPYGQVVSCSVLRQFAFVHLQGEGAAERAIRELNGREFRGRNLVVEESRGRPLHSTKVFVGNLSGMCTTEDLQQLFQTFGKVLECDKVKGYAFVHMENKEDALQAIEALHGTSFKGRPLSVELSKVQPSKQAPTGKIPCVNCGKQGHYAGECPVGKPSLEQYQSQAAVLAAAAAAAAGLPLQVQQSVHNSVYNTSTFDPTYAALTGITTGTRTDGNPVNPAVYGALASQVYGANVASQLYGTVANQAALTSGATQVYSSMTPNIYGQVAASPAAAAAAAAAAAYSTPVYTPAMANQHVYLTAHGIEMPTAAAAVNPAYTVAPAIYGAATPHYAHISHMGAADPTTALFEAARQAHYFAQGQHVVAEQQAAAAAAAAKSGERDRSPLRRSAPLLPDPVMKPFIYQRAKPRRPLLPTPAGRAAEEAAEAAEDPMARYYAEYYQQLQQYPQFQYAYPPPSTMAALTGMPGVSAVQAVPTVSAMTGQQVAALDALRPVVPTAAAVAAAMAAPRVYEPPLPPPTRKEAILRRPELSLHTPEPPFR; encoded by the exons ATGGACAAGAGCAACACAGTGAAGCTCTTCGTGGGCAACCTGGCGTTGGACACCACCCAGGAGGAGCTGTCAGCCATCTTCGAACCCTACGGCCAGGTGGTCAGCTGCAGCGTGCTGCGGCAGTTTGCCTTCGTCCACTTGCAGGGCGAGGGCGCCGCCGAGCGTGCCATCCGGGAGCTCAATGGACGGGAGTTTCGCGGGAGGAATTTGGTGGTGGAGGAGTCGAGGGGGAGGCCGTTGCACTCCACCAAGGTGTTTGTGGGGAATCTGAGTGGAATGTGCACCACCGAAGATCTCCAGCAGCTCTTCCAGACGTTTGGGAAAGTTCTCGAGTGTGACAAAGTCAAAG GCTACGCCTTTGTCCACATGGAAAACAAGGAAGATGCACTCCAAGCTATCGAGGCCCTGCATGGCACCTCATTTAAGGGTCGCCCCCTATCCGTGGAGCTTTCCAAGGTCCAACCCAGCAAACAGGCACCTACAGGGAAAATCCCCTGTGTTAACTGTGGAAAGCAGGGCCACTATGCTGGAGAATGCCCTGTGGGGAAGCCGTCTCTGGAGCAGTACCAGAGTCAGGCAGCGGTCTTggccgccgccgccgctgcaGCCGCCGGCCTTCCATTACAGGTCCAACAAAGCGTTCACAATTCAGTCTACAACACCTCCACGTTTGATCCCACATACGCAGCTCTCACTGGGATCACCACAGGCACACGCACTGATGGAAACCCAGTGAATCCAGCTGTTTATGGTGCCCTTGCCAGCCAGGTGTACGGTGCCAATGTTGCCAGTCAGCTTTATGGAACGGTAGCCAATCAGGCAGCTCTTACATCAGGCGCTACACAAGTATACAGCTCGATGACACCTAACATCTACGGCCAGGTGGCTGCGAGTCCGGCGGCGGCTGCTGCGGCGGCTGCGGCGGCTGCCTACTCAACTCCAGTTTACACTCCAGCTATGGCCAACCAACATGTCTATCTGACTGCTCATGGAATTGAAATGCCAACAGCAGCGGCTGCAGTCAACCCCGCCTACACTGTAGCTCCAGCAATTTATGGTGCTGCCACGCCACACTACGCTCATATAAGCCACATGGGAGCAGCGGACCCTACCACAGCCCTCTTTGAGGCAGCCAGGCAGGCACATTATTTTGCTCAAGGCCAGCATGTAGTGGCTGAGCAGCaggcagcagcggcagcagctgCGGCAAAGTCTGGGGAAAGGGACCGCAGTCCCCTACGGAGGTCGGCACCCCTTTTACCAGACCCTGTGATGAAGCCTTTCATTTACCAGAGAGCCAAGCCACGCCGACCCCTGCTCCCCACACCAGCGGGTCGAGCAGCGGAAGAAGCAGCGGAGGCTGCAGAGGACCCCATGGCAAG GTACTATGCCGAGTACtaccagcagctgcagcagtacCCCCAGTTCCAGTATGCCTACCCGCCCCCGAGCACAATGGCAGCCCTCACTGGAATGCCGGGAGTGTCTGCTGTGCAAGCAGTCCCTACTGTCTCCGCGATGACTGGCCAGCAGGTCGCCGCGCTGGACGCCCTCAGGCCAGTGGTCCCCACCGCTGCGGCAGTAGCAGCCGCCATGGCTGCGCCCAGGGTGTATGAGCCGCCGTTGCCGCCGCCCACGCGCAAGGAGGCCATCCTCCGCCGCCCCGAACTCTCCCTTCACACGCCTGAGCCCCCCTTCCGATAG